A single genomic interval of Haloterrigena salifodinae harbors:
- the guaB gene encoding IMP dehydrogenase: MANDIPEHEPYSEKLDVPEALTFDDVLLRPKESRVEPDDADLTSNVSKNVEVSVPILSAAMDTVTESDMAIAMARQGGLGVLHRNMNIDEMAEEIERVKSADELIIPREEVVTADPEMTVREVDERMARRGVGGAPVVNTNGEVLGIISSTDIRPHLEVNEDDPVTEAMTDEVITAHEDIDARDAFDLMYEHKIERVPVVDDENLLVGLVTMQGILQRREYQEAVRDEDGRLRCGVAVSPFERDRAEAADEAGADILFIDTAHAHNLNVIDGAREIKEAVDADVVVGNVGTREAAEDLVDFADGIKVGIGPGSICTTRIVSGSGMPQITAVAQVADVAAQNDVPVIADGGIRYSGDAIKAVAAGADAVMLGSYFAGTDEAPGRVVTMNGKKYKQYRGMGSVGAMKSGDSDRYLKDEPDEDDEYVPEGVEAATPYKGTLKSELHQLAGGMQSGMGYVGAETIPEFKQRSEFVRVSSAGQAESHAHDVVITDEAPNYSPDSE; encoded by the coding sequence ATGGCGAACGACATTCCTGAGCACGAGCCCTATTCTGAAAAGCTGGACGTACCAGAAGCGCTGACGTTCGACGACGTGCTCCTTCGACCGAAGGAGAGCCGCGTCGAACCCGACGACGCCGACCTCACCTCGAACGTCTCGAAGAACGTCGAGGTGTCGGTTCCGATCCTCTCGGCCGCGATGGACACCGTCACTGAGAGCGATATGGCCATCGCGATGGCCCGGCAGGGCGGACTCGGCGTGCTCCACCGGAACATGAACATCGACGAGATGGCCGAGGAGATCGAGCGCGTCAAGAGCGCAGACGAACTCATCATTCCCCGCGAGGAGGTCGTCACCGCAGACCCCGAGATGACGGTCCGCGAGGTCGACGAGCGGATGGCCCGCCGCGGCGTCGGCGGCGCGCCGGTCGTCAACACCAACGGCGAAGTGCTGGGGATCATCTCGAGTACGGACATTCGACCCCACCTCGAGGTCAACGAGGACGACCCGGTCACCGAAGCGATGACCGACGAGGTCATCACGGCCCACGAGGACATCGACGCCCGCGACGCGTTCGACCTGATGTACGAGCACAAGATCGAGCGCGTGCCGGTCGTCGACGACGAGAACCTCCTCGTGGGACTCGTCACGATGCAGGGCATCCTCCAGCGCCGCGAGTACCAGGAGGCCGTCCGCGACGAGGACGGTCGCCTCCGCTGTGGCGTCGCCGTCAGTCCGTTCGAGCGGGATCGAGCCGAGGCCGCCGACGAGGCCGGTGCCGACATCCTCTTCATCGATACCGCCCACGCCCACAACCTGAACGTCATCGACGGCGCCCGCGAGATCAAGGAGGCCGTCGACGCGGACGTCGTGGTCGGCAACGTCGGCACCCGCGAGGCCGCCGAGGACCTCGTCGACTTCGCTGACGGCATCAAGGTCGGCATCGGGCCGGGCTCGATCTGTACGACCCGCATCGTCTCGGGATCGGGGATGCCCCAGATCACGGCCGTCGCGCAGGTCGCGGACGTCGCGGCTCAGAACGACGTCCCCGTGATCGCCGACGGCGGAATCCGCTACTCGGGCGACGCGATCAAGGCCGTCGCCGCCGGCGCGGACGCGGTCATGCTCGGCTCCTACTTCGCCGGCACCGACGAGGCGCCCGGCCGCGTGGTCACGATGAACGGCAAGAAGTACAAGCAGTACCGCGGCATGGGTTCGGTCGGCGCCATGAAGTCCGGCGACAGCGACCGTTACCTCAAGGACGAACCCGACGAGGACGACGAGTACGTTCCCGAGGGCGTCGAGGCCGCGACGCCGTACAAGGGCACGCTCAAGTCCGAACTCCACCAGCTCGCGGGCGGCATGCAGTCGGGCATGGGTTACGTCGGCGCGGAAACGATTCCCGAGTTCAAGCAGCGTAGCGAGTTCGTCCGCGTCTCCTCGGCCGGTCAGGCCGAGAGCCACGCCCACGACGTCGTCATCACCGACGAGGCGCCGAACTACTCGCCCGACAGCGAGTAA